CAGCACGTCCATGGCCAGGACGGCCTGGGCCAGTTCCTTGTTGCGGGCGAAGGCCGCCACATCTTCCGCTACCACGCTGCCCAGGTATTTGCCCGCCGGGGAGGTGACGAAGATGGGCTGCGCCGGGTTCTTGATGAGCATGGAGGCAATCGTGCCGAATTTATCCAGCGGGTGGACCACGGGCGGGTCCTTGCGCGCCACGTCCTGGAGCTGCACCTGGGCCAGGGGCTTGTCAAAGGTGCTTCTGGGTCCGAAGGCCAGGGAATCATGGTACATGGACTGGGCCTTGGTGAGCCTCGCCATGCCGTAGGAGACCAGAACGCCGATGATCAGGGGGAACATCATGTGCCCGGCCATGGTGAATTCCACTACCAGCACCAGGGAGGTGATGGGGGCGTTGGCCGCCGTGGTGAAGAAGGCGGCCATGCCCACCAGGGAATAGGCGATGGCATGGTCCCCCGGAACTCCGAGCTGGGTGAGCGCCGCGCTGAACAGGAAGCCGCAGACGCTCCCGATGGTCAGGCTGGGCGTCAGGGCGCCCCCCACCGTACCCACGCCGAAGACGATGGCGACGGTGAAGATTTTCAGGAATAGCAGGATGCCGGCCCTCGTGGCGTCAAATTCATAATGAATGAGGGAGGTGATGATGTTTTTGCCGTTCCCCACGATTTCCGGGTAAAAGATGGCGATGACGCCCACCAGCATCCCTGCGGCCATCAGGCGCACGGGAAGCCACTGGCGCTTCCCGTTCAGGTACTGGCGCGATTTTTTGAGGATCAGGAGCCAGAAGCTGGCGACCAGGGAGGCCAGCGCGCCCAGCAGAACGCACCAGAGCACATGCTGGTTGCCCGTCAGGGACACTTCCTGCTGGAGCTGGTAGATGGGGGCCGGTTCATGGAACAGGCCCATGGTGAAGTATCCGGCGCAGCTCGCCACCAGCAGGGGGGCGAGAAAGTCAATGGTCAGCGCGCCCAGCACGATTTCACTCACGAACAGGCCGCCGGCCAGGGGCGTATGGAAGGCGGAGGACATGCCGGAGGCGGCGGCGCAGGCAACCACCAGGCGCAGGCGCGGGGCGGAGAGATGGAAGAAGCGGCCCAGGGCGGACCCCACCACGGCGGCGGCCTGCACCAGCGGGCCTTCACGGCCGATGGAGGCGCCGGAACCTACGGAGAAAACGGCGGACAGGGAGCGCAGCAGGCTGGGCTTGGGCGGCACATAGCCGTTGCCCAGCGCCACGGCTTCCATGTATTCCGTGGCCTTGGCCGGGACAAAGCGATGGGTGAAGAGAAGGGTGAGGCCGGCCAGCAGGCCGCCCGCCGCCGGAACGAAGATGCACCAGGCCCAGTCCTGGCTGGCCATTTCCTGAAAGACCTGGATTTGCTTGTAGCTGGTGCGTCCCGTCAGGACGTCCTGCACCAGTTCCACCCCCATTTCAAAAACAAGGGCCGTCAGGGCGCCCAGCGCGCCGACGACGACTGCCCAGATGAAGATGACTTGCTTGTCACCCAGCTTGACCTTTTCACGCAGGCTCAGCGCCATGCGCAGCCATGACCAGGAAATGTGCGTCTTCGCCGCAGGCTGGTTCTTCTTGTCCGTCATTGCAGGGCGTGTTGAAGGGACGCCAGCAGGCTGGCTTCGTCTCCCGTCCATTCCCCGTTGGGGCCCAGGGGAGCGTTTTTATGCCACCGCAGCAGCTTCTGCATGGTGGTCAGGTAGCCGGTCACCATGGCGGTGGGAACGCCCAGCATCACGATGAGGTGGGCATTGCGTGCGTCATCCGGCCAGAGGACGCCTTCCGGACTGATGCCTACGGTGACTTGCATGGAGTCCAGCGCGCTGGTGCGCCCGTGGGGGACGGCCAGGCCGTGGTCCAGATAGGTGGTTTGCGTTTCCTCGCGCAGAAGGACCGCATTCTTGATGTGCCTTAGCTGACGTTCGTCAAGGACTTCCGCCATGGAATCCGTCAAGGTTTCCAGAGCCTGTTCCTGAGTGGTTGCGGGCTGGAACGTGCGTACGTGAATTTGAAGATTGTCTGCCACCGGGTCTGCTAAAGGCTTTTGGCTTTTAATTCTATGAAGGGAACCATGATTATCAAGGAAATTCTGGCCTGCGTACGGGGAAGGAGGCTTTCCCTGTGAATTGGGGCGGACAAAAAGGACCCCCGCGCCTTTCCGGCGCGGCTTTTTTGACACAAACGCGGCGGAACGGCCTGTTTTTAGGCTTTCTCTTCCGCGGGAATGAAGCTACCCTGCCGCCATGATGCAGGATTCAGAGGTCATCAAACTCGTCAAGCCCGTGCCTTCCGACCGCCTGGCGACCCAGGTGCTGGTGATGTGGTACAATACGGTGCGCCCCAAGTGGAAGAAACCGCTGGATCTGGCCATCACCGCCTTTTTTGTGCTGATGACGCTGTACTCCTTCTCCCTGCGCCCGCTGCCCATATTCGCGTGGCTGTCCCTGGCCGGGGCGCTGATGGCGATCATCCTGTCCTGGTTCTATGTTCCCTTTCTGGCGAAGGCCGCCCTGGCCGCGAACAAGAAGGTGCCCATGTACCATCAGGAAAAGGATTACGTCTTCCATGAGGATTACATGACTTTCTCCAGCAAGGACGTCGAGCCCATGAATATCCCCTACGACCGCTTCACTACCCTGTGCAAGACGCGCCACGCCCTGCTGTTCCTGTTCGGCAAGAAGCTGGTGCTGTGGTTGCCGCTCAAGCTCATGAGCACGGATCAATTGGAAAGCATCATGCGCCGGTTCCGGAACCACGGCGTGGAAGTCCGGGATATTTCCTGAGGCGGAAAGCCGTTCGGGGCCGTTCCGGAAGGGGCTCAAATTTGCCGTTTCCGCGCCTTTTTTGTTGAGCGCGGGGTCAAAACGGGTAGGGTGTCTCCATGTCACGTTACAATGGAGAACAGGTTCTGGTGGTTCCCCGCGCCACGTTTGAAGAAGCGGGTTATTTCCAGGGACACCGGGAAGGCGGGGATCATTATCTGAATGCGTTCATGAAGCCGGGGGTCTCCTCCTTCATGGACCGGGAGGCGGCGGAAAACGACCCCTCCCACAAGCAGATCATCGCCTATGCCATTTTCTGCCACCAGGGCCGCATCCTGCATTACACGCGCGGCGGCTCCGGCGGTGAGGCCCGGCTGCATGACAAGGGCTCCATCGGCATCGGCGGCCATATCAATCCGGTGGACCGCCAGTCCGGCCATGACGATGTTTCCACCTATCTGGCCGGGGTGGAGCGTGAAATCCGCGAGGAACTGGTTATTGACGGGAGCTGCACCCAGCGGGTGCTAGGCGTGATCAATGACGATTCCAATGACGTGGGAGCCGTGCATCTGGGCATCGTCCATCTGTTTGAGCTGGATACGGACCGGGTGCGCGCGAATGAAGCCGCGCTGGCCAATCTCCGTTTCGTGGCCCCGGAGGAACTGTCCGGGGAGATGTTTGAGAAGCTGGAAACCTGGTCCCAGCTTGCGCTGGAGCTGTTTAAAAACAGGGGAGCCTGAAGCCTTGCGCTTCCATGAAGCGCCCGGCGGGC
The genomic region above belongs to Akkermansia massiliensis and contains:
- a CDS encoding chloride channel protein, with translation MTDKKNQPAAKTHISWSWLRMALSLREKVKLGDKQVIFIWAVVVGALGALTALVFEMGVELVQDVLTGRTSYKQIQVFQEMASQDWAWCIFVPAAGGLLAGLTLLFTHRFVPAKATEYMEAVALGNGYVPPKPSLLRSLSAVFSVGSGASIGREGPLVQAAAVVGSALGRFFHLSAPRLRLVVACAAASGMSSAFHTPLAGGLFVSEIVLGALTIDFLAPLLVASCAGYFTMGLFHEPAPIYQLQQEVSLTGNQHVLWCVLLGALASLVASFWLLILKKSRQYLNGKRQWLPVRLMAAGMLVGVIAIFYPEIVGNGKNIITSLIHYEFDATRAGILLFLKIFTVAIVFGVGTVGGALTPSLTIGSVCGFLFSAALTQLGVPGDHAIAYSLVGMAAFFTTAANAPITSLVLVVEFTMAGHMMFPLIIGVLVSYGMARLTKAQSMYHDSLAFGPRSTFDKPLAQVQLQDVARKDPPVVHPLDKFGTIASMLIKNPAQPIFVTSPAGKYLGSVVAEDVAAFARNKELAQAVLAMDVLRSDMPTLPADMHLPEALGIFSRPHCSESLALVNPNNDLLLGVVNKTDLYLVLSEIMRREKLQ
- a CDS encoding PTS sugar transporter subunit IIA → MADNLQIHVRTFQPATTQEQALETLTDSMAEVLDERQLRHIKNAVLLREETQTTYLDHGLAVPHGRTSALDSMQVTVGISPEGVLWPDDARNAHLIVMLGVPTAMVTGYLTTMQKLLRWHKNAPLGPNGEWTGDEASLLASLQHALQ
- a CDS encoding YcxB family protein, giving the protein MMQDSEVIKLVKPVPSDRLATQVLVMWYNTVRPKWKKPLDLAITAFFVLMTLYSFSLRPLPIFAWLSLAGALMAIILSWFYVPFLAKAALAANKKVPMYHQEKDYVFHEDYMTFSSKDVEPMNIPYDRFTTLCKTRHALLFLFGKKLVLWLPLKLMSTDQLESIMRRFRNHGVEVRDIS